TAAACTCCATGAAACCGGACACCATTAAAAGTATAACCTCAAACCACCATTACAGGAATAGTTTTAATGCGGCATTTTATAGTTAAAATGGTATAATTCAATCTATTCAACCGCTTTTAAAAAAAATCAAAACCACTGATTTCAGGATTTCAGCCGAACTTGAATATGAAGCTTTAAAAGAAGCAGATGAGTTGTAATTTGAATTTCTATTCCTTACTCATTAACTCCATCAGCCTTTTGGCATTCACTTCATTCGAAAATTTTTCCTCCAAAACTGTCTTGCGTTTTTCGATCATTTCATTGGTAAAATCCTTGTCAACAAGATTGTACAACTGCTCTTTCATTTCATCTGCCGTATTGGCCACAATACACAAATCCTCTAAGCCGGTTTCATTGGCCATAAAAGAATTCACCAGGCAAAAACGCCCATTGTACAAGGCGTTCAGCAATTTCAATTTAACCCCGGTAGCTTGAAATGTCGGTAAAATATTCACCTGCGCATTGGAGATCAAATCGTGCATTTTCTCATCGTATGGATTGGGAATCAATTGAAAAATCTTATTGACTTCAGCCTCCTTTTTCAAGGTATTTAATGGATTTTTTCCTGCAATAGTAAAGGGATAATTAAAATCTCTGAAAATTTTTCGCGTGAGAAACAATGCCGCCTGATTGTTTTCTTCCACACCCAAATTACCGTGGTAAATGGCATAATTTCCCCTGCCCGTTTTGCTGCGCACTTTGTCATTTGGATGAAATGCAGGTAAATAATGTACACCTTCAAATTTATCATCTAAATAGCCCGTGTCTTTTGGGGATATTGAAAGAACCAAATCGGCTTTTTGCAGAATGCCTTCAAATTTTTTGAGTTTTTTCGACTCGTAATACATGTAAAACTTCCTGAAAAAATTGCGCTCAGAACGGCCAAGGCTTGCGTAGTAATCCCACTCAATATTGTGCATTCGCACCGCCTTTATCCGTCCCTGCAATGCCGGATGGTTCAGGTAAAAACAAGTGTGCAGCCCTTC
Above is a genomic segment from Chitinophagales bacterium containing:
- a CDS encoding mannosyltransferase; translation: MEFKDKHLHIISFNVPYPANYGGVIDVFYKLKTLSELGVKVHLHTFHYGRERSEELEKICEKVIYYPRGKFYKFIYSSVPYIVGSRQSDDLLSNLSEDDSPILFEGLHTCFYLNHPALQGRIKAVRMHNIEWDYYASLGRSERNFFRKFYMYYESKKLKKFEGILQKADLVLSISPKDTGYLDDKFEGVHYLPAFHPNDKVRSKTGRGNYAIYHGNLGVEENNQAALFLTRKIFRDFNYPFTIAGKNPLNTLKKEAEVNKIFQLIPNPYDEKMHDLISNAQVNILPTFQATGVKLKLLNALYNGRFCLVNSFMANETGLEDLCIVANTADEMKEQLYNLVDKDFTNEMIEKRKTVLEEKFSNEVNAKRLMELMSKE